The following proteins come from a genomic window of Tenebrio molitor chromosome 9, icTenMoli1.1, whole genome shotgun sequence:
- the shep gene encoding protein alan shepard isoform X2 → MAVRMDSSTAPNRKINYKVTNSNGGGGGSRTASFGGVKGGGGGGAPMATQHQTTGAYRQWGGVGGGHQHGHPTTGSTYYQRYPATQAASAASTAAAASAVAQQQQQQQQQQQASYTPSSTTTTTYNSSNSYGNQRVPTATSPSNTSSSSSHTGSQSGTVSNSLSNSMPNNTNSSPNNSSGSEQLSKTNLYIRGLNPGTTDKDLVNMCQQFGTIISTKAILDKTTNKCKGYGFVDFESPSAAEGAVKALTANNIQAQMAKVGIWYHQRRQATQQEQDPTNLYIANLPPHFKESDLDNLLSKYGQVISTRILRDSMGISKGVGFARMENKDKCEHIITMFNGHTLPGCKEALLVKFADGGNKKKNMYKNNDNAKMWRDGTEGMAVAGYDPNSLTQNGVAAQHMIPAAISNFRAPYGQYAGYAPSAQWVPQYVMPAPMPSVDDSYNLTGHMGPYKSDGQGPRGIPMMLPSPEATVQYTNMIPQEMVYLQLTAQMQAMQLGTGSYISQPYPYYPSHVIHTVAMGDSEHTSNAASPEDPYQAAYPPAAPK, encoded by the exons ATGGCCGTTCGTATGGATAGCTCCACTGCACCCAATAGGAAAATTAACTACAAAGTCACG AATAGTAACGGAGGCGGCGGCGGGTCGAGGACTGCGTCGTTCGGCGGCGTGAAGGGCGGTGGTGGCGGCGGTGCGCCCATGGCCACCCAGCACCAAACGACGGGGGCCTACCGCCAGTGGGGCGGCGTCGGCGGCGGCCACCAGCACGGCCATCCAACAACGGGAAGCACATATTATCAGCGTTATCCCGCCACTCAGGCGGCGTCCGCAGCCTcgacggcggcggcggcatCGGCCGTCGCCCAGCAGCAGCAGCAACAACAGCAGCAGCAGCAGGCCTCCTACACACCCAGCTCGACGACCACTACGACTTACAACTCCTCGAACTCG TACGGAAATCAAAGAGTGCCAACGGCCACGTCGCCATCGAACACAAGTAGCTCGAGCAGCCACACCGGCAGTCAAAGCGGCACTGTATCAAACTCACTTAGTAACAGTATGCCGAATAACACGAACTCATCGCCAAACAACTCTTCCGGTTCGGAGCAACTGTCCAAAACAAACCTGTACATAAGGGGACTGAATCCCGGCACCACGGACAAGGACCTGGTCAACATGTGCCAGCA gtTCGGTACTATCATCTCCACCAAAGCCATACTGGACAAGACAACAAACAAATGTAAAG GTTATGGATTTGTTGATTTTGAGAGTCCGTCGGCGGCAGAGGGTGCAGTCAAGGCTCTTACTGCTAATAACATTCAGGCTCAAATGGCGAAAGTGGGTATATGGTATCATCAGCGTAGACAAGCCACT CAACAGGAACAGGACCCAACCAACTTGTACATAGCGAACCTACCCCCTCACTTTAAAGAGTCGGACCTGGACAATCTCCTGTCGAAATACGGTCAGGTGATATCGACACGGATCCTCCGCGACTCGATGGGCATCTCGAAAGGTGTCGGATTCGCGAGGATGGAAAACAAAGACAAGTGCGAACACATCATCACGATGTTCAACGGGCACACGCTGCCAGGGTGCAAGGAAGCCCTCCTGGTCAAGTTCGCCGACGGcggaaacaaaaagaaaaacatgtaTAAAAACAACGACAACGCCAAGATGTGGCGGGACGGTACAGAGGGCATGGCGGTCGCCGGATACGACCCCAACTCGCTCACGCAGAATGGAGTAGCGGCACAGCACATGATACCGGCAGCTATATCCAACTTCAGGGCACCTTACGGACAG TACGCCGGCTACGCCCCCAGCGCCCAATGGGTCCCCCAATACGTAATGCCGGCGCCGATGCCCTCCGTGGACGACAGCTACAACCTGACGGGCCACATGGGACCGTACAAGAGCGACGGCCAGGGCCCCAGGGGGATCCCCATGATGCTGCCGTCACCGGAGGCCACCGTGCAGTACACCAACATGATACCTCAG GAAATGGTTTATTTACAGTTAACTGCTCAAATGCAGGCCATGCAATTAGGCACCGGGTCGTACATCTCCCAGCCGTACCCGTATTATCCGTCACACGTCATCCATACCGTTGCAATGGGTGATTCGGAACACACATCCAACGCGGCTAGTCCCGAGGATCCATATCAGGCGGCGTATCCGCCTGCAGCTCCTAAATAA
- the shep gene encoding protein alan shepard isoform X6: MESLVEIYMENSNGGGGGSRTASFGGVKGGGGGGAPMATQHQTTGAYRQWGGVGGGHQHGHPTTGSTYYQRYPATQAASAASTAAAASAVAQQQQQQQQQQQASYTPSSTTTTTYNSSNSYGNQRVPTATSPSNTSSSSSHTGSQSGTVSNSLSNSMPNNTNSSPNNSSGSEQLSKTNLYIRGLNPGTTDKDLVNMCQQFGTIISTKAILDKTTNKCKGYGFVDFESPSAAEGAVKALTANNIQAQMAKVGIWYHQRRQATQQEQDPTNLYIANLPPHFKESDLDNLLSKYGQVISTRILRDSMGISKGVGFARMENKDKCEHIITMFNGHTLPGCKEALLVKFADGGNKKKNMYKNNDNAKMWRDGTEGMAVAGYDPNSLTQNGVAAQHMIPAAISNFRAPYGQYAGYAPSAQWVPQYVMPAPMPSVDDSYNLTGHMGPYKSDGQGPRGIPMMLPSPEATVQYTNMIPQEMVYLQLTAQMQAMQLGTGSYISQPYPYYPSHVIHTVAMGDSEHTSNAASPEDPYQAAYPPAAPK, encoded by the exons ATGGAGTCTTTGGTTGAAATATACATGGag AATAGTAACGGAGGCGGCGGCGGGTCGAGGACTGCGTCGTTCGGCGGCGTGAAGGGCGGTGGTGGCGGCGGTGCGCCCATGGCCACCCAGCACCAAACGACGGGGGCCTACCGCCAGTGGGGCGGCGTCGGCGGCGGCCACCAGCACGGCCATCCAACAACGGGAAGCACATATTATCAGCGTTATCCCGCCACTCAGGCGGCGTCCGCAGCCTcgacggcggcggcggcatCGGCCGTCGCCCAGCAGCAGCAGCAACAACAGCAGCAGCAGCAGGCCTCCTACACACCCAGCTCGACGACCACTACGACTTACAACTCCTCGAACTCG TACGGAAATCAAAGAGTGCCAACGGCCACGTCGCCATCGAACACAAGTAGCTCGAGCAGCCACACCGGCAGTCAAAGCGGCACTGTATCAAACTCACTTAGTAACAGTATGCCGAATAACACGAACTCATCGCCAAACAACTCTTCCGGTTCGGAGCAACTGTCCAAAACAAACCTGTACATAAGGGGACTGAATCCCGGCACCACGGACAAGGACCTGGTCAACATGTGCCAGCA gtTCGGTACTATCATCTCCACCAAAGCCATACTGGACAAGACAACAAACAAATGTAAAG GTTATGGATTTGTTGATTTTGAGAGTCCGTCGGCGGCAGAGGGTGCAGTCAAGGCTCTTACTGCTAATAACATTCAGGCTCAAATGGCGAAAGTGGGTATATGGTATCATCAGCGTAGACAAGCCACT CAACAGGAACAGGACCCAACCAACTTGTACATAGCGAACCTACCCCCTCACTTTAAAGAGTCGGACCTGGACAATCTCCTGTCGAAATACGGTCAGGTGATATCGACACGGATCCTCCGCGACTCGATGGGCATCTCGAAAGGTGTCGGATTCGCGAGGATGGAAAACAAAGACAAGTGCGAACACATCATCACGATGTTCAACGGGCACACGCTGCCAGGGTGCAAGGAAGCCCTCCTGGTCAAGTTCGCCGACGGcggaaacaaaaagaaaaacatgtaTAAAAACAACGACAACGCCAAGATGTGGCGGGACGGTACAGAGGGCATGGCGGTCGCCGGATACGACCCCAACTCGCTCACGCAGAATGGAGTAGCGGCACAGCACATGATACCGGCAGCTATATCCAACTTCAGGGCACCTTACGGACAG TACGCCGGCTACGCCCCCAGCGCCCAATGGGTCCCCCAATACGTAATGCCGGCGCCGATGCCCTCCGTGGACGACAGCTACAACCTGACGGGCCACATGGGACCGTACAAGAGCGACGGCCAGGGCCCCAGGGGGATCCCCATGATGCTGCCGTCACCGGAGGCCACCGTGCAGTACACCAACATGATACCTCAG GAAATGGTTTATTTACAGTTAACTGCTCAAATGCAGGCCATGCAATTAGGCACCGGGTCGTACATCTCCCAGCCGTACCCGTATTATCCGTCACACGTCATCCATACCGTTGCAATGGGTGATTCGGAACACACATCCAACGCGGCTAGTCCCGAGGATCCATATCAGGCGGCGTATCCGCCTGCAGCTCCTAAATAA
- the shep gene encoding protein alan shepard isoform X5, whose protein sequence is MIFKRHYVLRFQDFPQDFLYLFWNSNGGGGGSRTASFGGVKGGGGGGAPMATQHQTTGAYRQWGGVGGGHQHGHPTTGSTYYQRYPATQAASAASTAAAASAVAQQQQQQQQQQQASYTPSSTTTTTYNSSNSYGNQRVPTATSPSNTSSSSSHTGSQSGTVSNSLSNSMPNNTNSSPNNSSGSEQLSKTNLYIRGLNPGTTDKDLVNMCQQFGTIISTKAILDKTTNKCKGYGFVDFESPSAAEGAVKALTANNIQAQMAKQQEQDPTNLYIANLPPHFKESDLDNLLSKYGQVISTRILRDSMGISKGVGFARMENKDKCEHIITMFNGHTLPGCKEALLVKFADGGNKKKNMYKNNDNAKMWRDGTEGMAVAGYDPNSLTQNGVAAQHMIPAAISNFRAPYGQYAGYAPSAQWVPQYVMPAPMPSVDDSYNLTGHMGPYKSDGQGPRGIPMMLPSPEATVQYTNMIPQEMVYLQLTAQMQAMQLGTGSYISQPYPYYPSHVIHTVAMGDSEHTSNAASPEDPYQAAYPPAAPK, encoded by the exons ATTTTCCACAAGATTTTCTTTATCTTTTTTGG AATAGTAACGGAGGCGGCGGCGGGTCGAGGACTGCGTCGTTCGGCGGCGTGAAGGGCGGTGGTGGCGGCGGTGCGCCCATGGCCACCCAGCACCAAACGACGGGGGCCTACCGCCAGTGGGGCGGCGTCGGCGGCGGCCACCAGCACGGCCATCCAACAACGGGAAGCACATATTATCAGCGTTATCCCGCCACTCAGGCGGCGTCCGCAGCCTcgacggcggcggcggcatCGGCCGTCGCCCAGCAGCAGCAGCAACAACAGCAGCAGCAGCAGGCCTCCTACACACCCAGCTCGACGACCACTACGACTTACAACTCCTCGAACTCG TACGGAAATCAAAGAGTGCCAACGGCCACGTCGCCATCGAACACAAGTAGCTCGAGCAGCCACACCGGCAGTCAAAGCGGCACTGTATCAAACTCACTTAGTAACAGTATGCCGAATAACACGAACTCATCGCCAAACAACTCTTCCGGTTCGGAGCAACTGTCCAAAACAAACCTGTACATAAGGGGACTGAATCCCGGCACCACGGACAAGGACCTGGTCAACATGTGCCAGCA gtTCGGTACTATCATCTCCACCAAAGCCATACTGGACAAGACAACAAACAAATGTAAAG GTTATGGATTTGTTGATTTTGAGAGTCCGTCGGCGGCAGAGGGTGCAGTCAAGGCTCTTACTGCTAATAACATTCAGGCTCAAATGGCGAAA CAACAGGAACAGGACCCAACCAACTTGTACATAGCGAACCTACCCCCTCACTTTAAAGAGTCGGACCTGGACAATCTCCTGTCGAAATACGGTCAGGTGATATCGACACGGATCCTCCGCGACTCGATGGGCATCTCGAAAGGTGTCGGATTCGCGAGGATGGAAAACAAAGACAAGTGCGAACACATCATCACGATGTTCAACGGGCACACGCTGCCAGGGTGCAAGGAAGCCCTCCTGGTCAAGTTCGCCGACGGcggaaacaaaaagaaaaacatgtaTAAAAACAACGACAACGCCAAGATGTGGCGGGACGGTACAGAGGGCATGGCGGTCGCCGGATACGACCCCAACTCGCTCACGCAGAATGGAGTAGCGGCACAGCACATGATACCGGCAGCTATATCCAACTTCAGGGCACCTTACGGACAG TACGCCGGCTACGCCCCCAGCGCCCAATGGGTCCCCCAATACGTAATGCCGGCGCCGATGCCCTCCGTGGACGACAGCTACAACCTGACGGGCCACATGGGACCGTACAAGAGCGACGGCCAGGGCCCCAGGGGGATCCCCATGATGCTGCCGTCACCGGAGGCCACCGTGCAGTACACCAACATGATACCTCAG GAAATGGTTTATTTACAGTTAACTGCTCAAATGCAGGCCATGCAATTAGGCACCGGGTCGTACATCTCCCAGCCGTACCCGTATTATCCGTCACACGTCATCCATACCGTTGCAATGGGTGATTCGGAACACACATCCAACGCGGCTAGTCCCGAGGATCCATATCAGGCGGCGTATCCGCCTGCAGCTCCTAAATAA
- the shep gene encoding protein alan shepard isoform X1: MIFKRHYVLRFQDFPQDFLYLFWNSNGGGGGSRTASFGGVKGGGGGGAPMATQHQTTGAYRQWGGVGGGHQHGHPTTGSTYYQRYPATQAASAASTAAAASAVAQQQQQQQQQQQASYTPSSTTTTTYNSSNSYGNQRVPTATSPSNTSSSSSHTGSQSGTVSNSLSNSMPNNTNSSPNNSSGSEQLSKTNLYIRGLNPGTTDKDLVNMCQQFGTIISTKAILDKTTNKCKGYGFVDFESPSAAEGAVKALTANNIQAQMAKVGIWYHQRRQATQQEQDPTNLYIANLPPHFKESDLDNLLSKYGQVISTRILRDSMGISKGVGFARMENKDKCEHIITMFNGHTLPGCKEALLVKFADGGNKKKNMYKNNDNAKMWRDGTEGMAVAGYDPNSLTQNGVAAQHMIPAAISNFRAPYGQYAGYAPSAQWVPQYVMPAPMPSVDDSYNLTGHMGPYKSDGQGPRGIPMMLPSPEATVQYTNMIPQEMVYLQLTAQMQAMQLGTGSYISQPYPYYPSHVIHTVAMGDSEHTSNAASPEDPYQAAYPPAAPK; encoded by the exons ATTTTCCACAAGATTTTCTTTATCTTTTTTGG AATAGTAACGGAGGCGGCGGCGGGTCGAGGACTGCGTCGTTCGGCGGCGTGAAGGGCGGTGGTGGCGGCGGTGCGCCCATGGCCACCCAGCACCAAACGACGGGGGCCTACCGCCAGTGGGGCGGCGTCGGCGGCGGCCACCAGCACGGCCATCCAACAACGGGAAGCACATATTATCAGCGTTATCCCGCCACTCAGGCGGCGTCCGCAGCCTcgacggcggcggcggcatCGGCCGTCGCCCAGCAGCAGCAGCAACAACAGCAGCAGCAGCAGGCCTCCTACACACCCAGCTCGACGACCACTACGACTTACAACTCCTCGAACTCG TACGGAAATCAAAGAGTGCCAACGGCCACGTCGCCATCGAACACAAGTAGCTCGAGCAGCCACACCGGCAGTCAAAGCGGCACTGTATCAAACTCACTTAGTAACAGTATGCCGAATAACACGAACTCATCGCCAAACAACTCTTCCGGTTCGGAGCAACTGTCCAAAACAAACCTGTACATAAGGGGACTGAATCCCGGCACCACGGACAAGGACCTGGTCAACATGTGCCAGCA gtTCGGTACTATCATCTCCACCAAAGCCATACTGGACAAGACAACAAACAAATGTAAAG GTTATGGATTTGTTGATTTTGAGAGTCCGTCGGCGGCAGAGGGTGCAGTCAAGGCTCTTACTGCTAATAACATTCAGGCTCAAATGGCGAAAGTGGGTATATGGTATCATCAGCGTAGACAAGCCACT CAACAGGAACAGGACCCAACCAACTTGTACATAGCGAACCTACCCCCTCACTTTAAAGAGTCGGACCTGGACAATCTCCTGTCGAAATACGGTCAGGTGATATCGACACGGATCCTCCGCGACTCGATGGGCATCTCGAAAGGTGTCGGATTCGCGAGGATGGAAAACAAAGACAAGTGCGAACACATCATCACGATGTTCAACGGGCACACGCTGCCAGGGTGCAAGGAAGCCCTCCTGGTCAAGTTCGCCGACGGcggaaacaaaaagaaaaacatgtaTAAAAACAACGACAACGCCAAGATGTGGCGGGACGGTACAGAGGGCATGGCGGTCGCCGGATACGACCCCAACTCGCTCACGCAGAATGGAGTAGCGGCACAGCACATGATACCGGCAGCTATATCCAACTTCAGGGCACCTTACGGACAG TACGCCGGCTACGCCCCCAGCGCCCAATGGGTCCCCCAATACGTAATGCCGGCGCCGATGCCCTCCGTGGACGACAGCTACAACCTGACGGGCCACATGGGACCGTACAAGAGCGACGGCCAGGGCCCCAGGGGGATCCCCATGATGCTGCCGTCACCGGAGGCCACCGTGCAGTACACCAACATGATACCTCAG GAAATGGTTTATTTACAGTTAACTGCTCAAATGCAGGCCATGCAATTAGGCACCGGGTCGTACATCTCCCAGCCGTACCCGTATTATCCGTCACACGTCATCCATACCGTTGCAATGGGTGATTCGGAACACACATCCAACGCGGCTAGTCCCGAGGATCCATATCAGGCGGCGTATCCGCCTGCAGCTCCTAAATAA
- the shep gene encoding protein alan shepard isoform X4 has product MPVVDENFPQDFLYLFWNSNGGGGGSRTASFGGVKGGGGGGAPMATQHQTTGAYRQWGGVGGGHQHGHPTTGSTYYQRYPATQAASAASTAAAASAVAQQQQQQQQQQQASYTPSSTTTTTYNSSNSYGNQRVPTATSPSNTSSSSSHTGSQSGTVSNSLSNSMPNNTNSSPNNSSGSEQLSKTNLYIRGLNPGTTDKDLVNMCQQFGTIISTKAILDKTTNKCKGYGFVDFESPSAAEGAVKALTANNIQAQMAKVGIWYHQRRQATQQEQDPTNLYIANLPPHFKESDLDNLLSKYGQVISTRILRDSMGISKGVGFARMENKDKCEHIITMFNGHTLPGCKEALLVKFADGGNKKKNMYKNNDNAKMWRDGTEGMAVAGYDPNSLTQNGVAAQHMIPAAISNFRAPYGQYAGYAPSAQWVPQYVMPAPMPSVDDSYNLTGHMGPYKSDGQGPRGIPMMLPSPEATVQYTNMIPQEMVYLQLTAQMQAMQLGTGSYISQPYPYYPSHVIHTVAMGDSEHTSNAASPEDPYQAAYPPAAPK; this is encoded by the exons ATTTTCCACAAGATTTTCTTTATCTTTTTTGG AATAGTAACGGAGGCGGCGGCGGGTCGAGGACTGCGTCGTTCGGCGGCGTGAAGGGCGGTGGTGGCGGCGGTGCGCCCATGGCCACCCAGCACCAAACGACGGGGGCCTACCGCCAGTGGGGCGGCGTCGGCGGCGGCCACCAGCACGGCCATCCAACAACGGGAAGCACATATTATCAGCGTTATCCCGCCACTCAGGCGGCGTCCGCAGCCTcgacggcggcggcggcatCGGCCGTCGCCCAGCAGCAGCAGCAACAACAGCAGCAGCAGCAGGCCTCCTACACACCCAGCTCGACGACCACTACGACTTACAACTCCTCGAACTCG TACGGAAATCAAAGAGTGCCAACGGCCACGTCGCCATCGAACACAAGTAGCTCGAGCAGCCACACCGGCAGTCAAAGCGGCACTGTATCAAACTCACTTAGTAACAGTATGCCGAATAACACGAACTCATCGCCAAACAACTCTTCCGGTTCGGAGCAACTGTCCAAAACAAACCTGTACATAAGGGGACTGAATCCCGGCACCACGGACAAGGACCTGGTCAACATGTGCCAGCA gtTCGGTACTATCATCTCCACCAAAGCCATACTGGACAAGACAACAAACAAATGTAAAG GTTATGGATTTGTTGATTTTGAGAGTCCGTCGGCGGCAGAGGGTGCAGTCAAGGCTCTTACTGCTAATAACATTCAGGCTCAAATGGCGAAAGTGGGTATATGGTATCATCAGCGTAGACAAGCCACT CAACAGGAACAGGACCCAACCAACTTGTACATAGCGAACCTACCCCCTCACTTTAAAGAGTCGGACCTGGACAATCTCCTGTCGAAATACGGTCAGGTGATATCGACACGGATCCTCCGCGACTCGATGGGCATCTCGAAAGGTGTCGGATTCGCGAGGATGGAAAACAAAGACAAGTGCGAACACATCATCACGATGTTCAACGGGCACACGCTGCCAGGGTGCAAGGAAGCCCTCCTGGTCAAGTTCGCCGACGGcggaaacaaaaagaaaaacatgtaTAAAAACAACGACAACGCCAAGATGTGGCGGGACGGTACAGAGGGCATGGCGGTCGCCGGATACGACCCCAACTCGCTCACGCAGAATGGAGTAGCGGCACAGCACATGATACCGGCAGCTATATCCAACTTCAGGGCACCTTACGGACAG TACGCCGGCTACGCCCCCAGCGCCCAATGGGTCCCCCAATACGTAATGCCGGCGCCGATGCCCTCCGTGGACGACAGCTACAACCTGACGGGCCACATGGGACCGTACAAGAGCGACGGCCAGGGCCCCAGGGGGATCCCCATGATGCTGCCGTCACCGGAGGCCACCGTGCAGTACACCAACATGATACCTCAG GAAATGGTTTATTTACAGTTAACTGCTCAAATGCAGGCCATGCAATTAGGCACCGGGTCGTACATCTCCCAGCCGTACCCGTATTATCCGTCACACGTCATCCATACCGTTGCAATGGGTGATTCGGAACACACATCCAACGCGGCTAGTCCCGAGGATCCATATCAGGCGGCGTATCCGCCTGCAGCTCCTAAATAA
- the shep gene encoding protein alan shepard isoform X3, giving the protein MIFKRHYVLRFQDFPQDFLYLFWNSNGGGGGSRTASFGGVKGGGGGGAPMATQHQTTGAYRQWGGVGGGHQHGHPTTGSTYYQRYPATQAASAASTAAAASAVAQQQQQQQQQQQASYTPSSTTTTTYNSSNSYGNQRVPTATSPSNTSSSSSHTGSQSGTVSNSLSNSMPNNTNSSPNNSSGSEQLSKTNLYIRGLNPGTTDKDLVNMCQQFGTIISTKAILDKTTNKCKGYGFVDFESPSAAEGAVKALTANNIQAQMAKVGIWYHQRRQATQQEQDPTNLYIANLPPHFKESDLDNLLSKYGQVISTRILRDSMGISKGVGFARMENKDKCEHIITMFNGHTLPGCKEALLVKFADGGNKKKNMYKNNDNAKMWRDGTEGMAVAGYDPNSLTQNGVAAQHMIPAAISNFRAPYGQYAGYAPSAQWVPQYVMPAPMPSVDDSYNLTGHMGPYKSDGQGPRGIPMMLPSPEATVQYTNMIPQLTAQMQAMQLGTGSYISQPYPYYPSHVIHTVAMGDSEHTSNAASPEDPYQAAYPPAAPK; this is encoded by the exons ATTTTCCACAAGATTTTCTTTATCTTTTTTGG AATAGTAACGGAGGCGGCGGCGGGTCGAGGACTGCGTCGTTCGGCGGCGTGAAGGGCGGTGGTGGCGGCGGTGCGCCCATGGCCACCCAGCACCAAACGACGGGGGCCTACCGCCAGTGGGGCGGCGTCGGCGGCGGCCACCAGCACGGCCATCCAACAACGGGAAGCACATATTATCAGCGTTATCCCGCCACTCAGGCGGCGTCCGCAGCCTcgacggcggcggcggcatCGGCCGTCGCCCAGCAGCAGCAGCAACAACAGCAGCAGCAGCAGGCCTCCTACACACCCAGCTCGACGACCACTACGACTTACAACTCCTCGAACTCG TACGGAAATCAAAGAGTGCCAACGGCCACGTCGCCATCGAACACAAGTAGCTCGAGCAGCCACACCGGCAGTCAAAGCGGCACTGTATCAAACTCACTTAGTAACAGTATGCCGAATAACACGAACTCATCGCCAAACAACTCTTCCGGTTCGGAGCAACTGTCCAAAACAAACCTGTACATAAGGGGACTGAATCCCGGCACCACGGACAAGGACCTGGTCAACATGTGCCAGCA gtTCGGTACTATCATCTCCACCAAAGCCATACTGGACAAGACAACAAACAAATGTAAAG GTTATGGATTTGTTGATTTTGAGAGTCCGTCGGCGGCAGAGGGTGCAGTCAAGGCTCTTACTGCTAATAACATTCAGGCTCAAATGGCGAAAGTGGGTATATGGTATCATCAGCGTAGACAAGCCACT CAACAGGAACAGGACCCAACCAACTTGTACATAGCGAACCTACCCCCTCACTTTAAAGAGTCGGACCTGGACAATCTCCTGTCGAAATACGGTCAGGTGATATCGACACGGATCCTCCGCGACTCGATGGGCATCTCGAAAGGTGTCGGATTCGCGAGGATGGAAAACAAAGACAAGTGCGAACACATCATCACGATGTTCAACGGGCACACGCTGCCAGGGTGCAAGGAAGCCCTCCTGGTCAAGTTCGCCGACGGcggaaacaaaaagaaaaacatgtaTAAAAACAACGACAACGCCAAGATGTGGCGGGACGGTACAGAGGGCATGGCGGTCGCCGGATACGACCCCAACTCGCTCACGCAGAATGGAGTAGCGGCACAGCACATGATACCGGCAGCTATATCCAACTTCAGGGCACCTTACGGACAG TACGCCGGCTACGCCCCCAGCGCCCAATGGGTCCCCCAATACGTAATGCCGGCGCCGATGCCCTCCGTGGACGACAGCTACAACCTGACGGGCCACATGGGACCGTACAAGAGCGACGGCCAGGGCCCCAGGGGGATCCCCATGATGCTGCCGTCACCGGAGGCCACCGTGCAGTACACCAACATGATACCTCAG TTAACTGCTCAAATGCAGGCCATGCAATTAGGCACCGGGTCGTACATCTCCCAGCCGTACCCGTATTATCCGTCACACGTCATCCATACCGTTGCAATGGGTGATTCGGAACACACATCCAACGCGGCTAGTCCCGAGGATCCATATCAGGCGGCGTATCCGCCTGCAGCTCCTAAATAA